The genomic region GAAAGGGCCGCGGTGGTGTGCTCGATTGGCCCCGGCCCGCTGCAAGCGGTCGCGGCGTCGATTGCGCCCGCGAGCGACGGCATCGGCGTCTGGTTCCTGCTCGGCGATGAAACGACCGAGGACGAAGGGCCGAATATGCAGCAGATTCCGAAGCCGCGCCAGAGTCTGTTCCTTCAGTTCTGCAGCGCCATCGGCGAGGCGTATTGCCTGCACACGCCCTGGGCCATTGGCACGGCGCTGCGGCGCGGGCAGAACACCGTGGACCATCCGCATCGCGCGGGGCCGTTTTTCCTGCTAATGCCGTTGAACACGCAGCCGTGCCCGCTGCCGCGTTTCAATCTGGACGAACTGCCCGGGGGCGCGCCGCCGCGCTTGGGCGCAGCCGGCGACGAGGGCATGTACGGCGAGACTGCGGAGGCGCTGCGGTGCGCCCATCGCGTGGTGGTGAAAGTGGGAGGGGGCGCGCGCAACGCAGGGCCGGAGTTGCTCGAGTTTCTGGAACTGGCTGACGCCGTCGCGGTGACGAGTCCGCTCGTGTCGGGCGTGATCCCATTCCTGCATCCGCGCAACATGACCGTGGGCGGCTCGAAAGGCAGCATCAGCGGCAACTACGCGATGGAAGAGGCGGACCTGCTCGTCGCCATCGGCACACGCGCCGTGTGCCAGTCCGACTGCTCGCGCACCGGCTACCCGAAGGCGCAGCGCGTCATCAACATCAACGCGGACCTGGATGCCGCGACGCACTACAACAAGACCATCGCGCTCGTGGGTGATGCCGCGGCGACGTTGCGCCGCCTGAACGAAGAACTGCGCCGTGCGCCGAAACGCGGCGCAGGCGAGGTGTCCGCGTGGTTCAAGGCGTGCCGCGCGAAGCGCGAGGAGTGGGACGCGTTCCGTGAGGCACGCTATGCAGCCCCGGTGTTGAACGACGAGGTGTGGGGCGGGCCCGTATTGACGCAGCCCGCAGTCATCAAGACCGTCACTGACTGGGCCCGCGCGCATGACGCAGTGTGCTTCTTCGACGCGGGCGACGTGCAGGCGAACGGGTTCCAGATTGTCGAAGACGACCGGCTGGGCCGCACCTTCACCGAGACTGGGGCGAGCTACATGGGCTTCGCCGTGTCCGCGCTACTGGCGACGGCGTTGACGGAAAAAGCGTTCTACGGCGTTGCGCTCAGCGGCGACGGCTCGTTCACGATGAACCCGCAGATACTCATCGACGGCGTCTTGCACGGCGCGACCGGCTGCATCGTGCTCCTCGACAATCGGCGCATGGGCGCGATCACCGGCCTGCAATACGCGCAGTTCGGCGCGGAATACGCCACGGGCGACACCGTCGAAGTCGACTATGTCGCGTGGGGCGGGGCGATCAAAGGCGTCAACGCGCTTTTCGGCGGGCGCAGCATGGCGGAGCTCGAATCCGCTCTCAGAAAAGCCTTTGCATACAATGGCCTTTCGCTGATCCACGTGCCCGTGTACTTCGGGTCCGATCCTCTTGGAGGCATGGGTGTCTTCGGCCGCTGGAATGTCGGAAACTGGTGCGAAAACGTGCAGCGGATGCGACATGAAGTGGGACTGTAAAGGCTTCGGCAGGAGTCGTGTGACCAATAGAATCGCGCCCTCGAGGTGAAGACACCATTCAAAGAGCCAGGACACCTTTGCCCGCGTTCCATGGGGGCGAGGCATGCTTCGCCCCTGCATCAGGTATGAATCAGATCTTGGGACCGTCTAAGTTGGGCGCTTTCTTTTCTGCCAGAGTCCCGGCTGTCCAATTCCGGGGGGAGTGAAACGATAAGGGCGCCATCGGGCGTGTTCTTCGACGGCAGTGTTTACTGCGGAAGCCCGTCGATGAGTCAAGGGATAGATATTCGCGAGCACGCAACCCATGCGTGTCCGAAGAGGGGATTCTCCCGGGGGCGCCGGGCCTATTCGCGCGCCAAGGGAATCCGTGTGGAATCCAGGATGTCACCGCCCTTCTGAATCACGGTAATCTGGAGTGCTTCCGGCGTGACATCAACGCGGGTGGTTCCGTCCGCGGGATTGATTATTGCGTGATAGACATTATCGCCGTCCTCATGGGGTGCCCGTCTCAGGAATCGGTGGATGTGGCCGCTCAGCCAAAGTTGGCAGTTTGCCTTGTTGATTATGGGGTCCCAAAGGCGGCGTATTTCCCGCACGCCGAAGTGGTCGAGTTCGCCGTAACCGGAAGGTTGGTGCGAGAGAATGATGCGAAAGGGCGCGGAACGCGCAGGTTCGCCGTTGAGATCGGTGTCGAGCCAGGCGGCCTGTTCCTGGCGATAGGGCGCGAAATCGGCCAGCCCGGCGTACTCCTCGTTGGCATCCGGTTTGTCTTCGCCCGAATCGAGCACGACGAAGTGGACCGGCCCGTGATTGAAAGACCAATAAAAACGGCCGTTTTGGCCGGGGAAATAGTCGGCAAGACGCCGCGCCAGGGGTCCCCGTGCTTCGTGATTGCCCCGCAGGAAAACCGTGGGCACGGTCTTGGCGAAGCGCTCCACGCACGCATCGTAGAAACCGGCGAAGGGCTGTTCGGGCCGTTTGAAATCATTGATGATGTCGCCATTGAGCAAGACGAAATCGACGCCGTCCCAGACGATAT from Candidatus Hydrogenedentota bacterium harbors:
- a CDS encoding thiamine pyrophosphate-binding protein — its product is ERAAVVCSIGPGPLQAVAASIAPASDGIGVWFLLGDETTEDEGPNMQQIPKPRQSLFLQFCSAIGEAYCLHTPWAIGTALRRGQNTVDHPHRAGPFFLLMPLNTQPCPLPRFNLDELPGGAPPRLGAAGDEGMYGETAEALRCAHRVVVKVGGGARNAGPELLEFLELADAVAVTSPLVSGVIPFLHPRNMTVGGSKGSISGNYAMEEADLLVAIGTRAVCQSDCSRTGYPKAQRVININADLDAATHYNKTIALVGDAAATLRRLNEELRRAPKRGAGEVSAWFKACRAKREEWDAFREARYAAPVLNDEVWGGPVLTQPAVIKTVTDWARAHDAVCFFDAGDVQANGFQIVEDDRLGRTFTETGASYMGFAVSALLATALTEKAFYGVALSGDGSFTMNPQILIDGVLHGATGCIVLLDNRRMGAITGLQYAQFGAEYATGDTVEVDYVAWGGAIKGVNALFGGRSMAELESALRKAFAYNGLSLIHVPVYFGSDPLGGMGVFGRWNVGNWCENVQRMRHEVGL
- a CDS encoding metallophosphoesterase family protein, with translation GQLDQSAIASHAGLIPNDSTCHVIRLTGLTPGMTYRYKVVTQEFKGYLTPYSVSYGDTAESDIFTFTTLNPGKTTFSFVMWNDIHDDSRRLEAMFDDIVWDGVDFVLLNGDIINDFKRPEQPFAGFYDACVERFAKTVPTVFLRGNHEARGPLARRLADYFPGQNGRFYWSFNHGPVHFVVLDSGEDKPDANEEYAGLADFAPYRQEQAAWLDTDLNGEPARSAPFRIILSHQPSGYGELDHFGVREIRRLWDPIINKANCQLWLSGHIHRFLRRAPHEDGDNVYHAIINPADGTTRVDVTPEALQITVIQKGGDILDSTRIPLARE